Sequence from the Sanguibacter keddieii DSM 10542 genome:
CTCAGCACCTGCATCACCTGCAGCACCCGGTCCCGTGCGCGCGCACCGCGCGCACGGGACCTCTCATCGTCTCCAGCCCGTCGCCCCCAGCCCGACGTCTCTAGCCCGAGGACCTCCATGTCACGCCTCACCGCAGCCCTGCGGCTGCTCCGCGAAGACCTCCAGGTCGCCCGGGACCGCGACCCTGCAGCCCGCAGCACGCTCGAGGTCGCGCTCGCCTACCCCGGCGTGCACGCTGTGTGGGTGCACCGGCTGACCCACCGCATGTGGCGCTCCCCCGGGCTGCGGCTCCCGGCCCGGCTCATCTCGCAGGCCGCCCGCTCCGCGACCGGCATCGAGATCCACCCGGGTGCGACCCTCGGCCGTCGGCTCTTCATCGACCACGGGATGGGGGTCGTCGTCGGCGAGACCTCCGTGGTCGGCGACGACGTGACCCTCTTCCACGGCACGACGCTGGGCGGCAGGTCCATGACCCACGGCAAGCGGCACCCCACGATCGGCGACCGGGTGGTGGTCGGTGCCGGCGCCAAGGTGCTCGGTGACGTGCTGGTCGGCGACGACGCGCAGGTCGGCGCCAACGCCGTCGTCGTCCGCGACGTCCCGGCCGGCAGCGTCGCCGTCGGGGTCCCGGCGAAGGTCAAGGACCGTCCGGCGTCGTCCCCCGACGTGGACCACTGCGAGGACCCGGCGATCTTCATCTGAGGAGCGGCTGGTCGAGCCAGCAGGCGGGCCAGCCAGCCAGCACGACAGCAGAGCCCTGCGGTCGCGCCTGCCACCACCCCCGTCTTGTGCTAGTTGCCATAGAACAACTATCGTCGGTGCATGCTCTTCCGCATCGACCCCTCCACCGGCGAGCCGCTGTTCGCGCAGCTCGCACGCCAGGTACGCCTCGGCGTCGCCCGCGGCGACCTCGCCGTCGGCGAGCGCCTGCCGAGCGCCCGCGAGCTCGCTGCCTCGCTCGACCTCAACGTCCACACCGTGCTCCGGGCCTACCAGGACCTGCGCGACGAGGGACTCGTCGACCTCCGGCGCGGCCGAGGTGCGGTGATCACCGAGCGCGCCGGCGCGGACTTCGCCGCGCTCAGGACCGCCGTGGCCGCCGTCGCAGCCGAGTCGCGCGCGCTCCACCTGTCCCCCGAGACCACGCTCGCACTGCTCAAGGAGGCACTCGCATGACCGCCGACCGCTCCCACCAGGTACCGCCGACGCCCCCGCCCGCGACCGTCCAGCACCGCACGGCGTCGACGCTCCTCGGGCTCGTCGTACCGCTCGGGGTCCTCGCGACCGCCACCGCGGTCGCGTCGTCGTGGCGGGACGACCTGCCCGCTCCGGTGGCGATCCACTGGGGCTCCGCCGGCGCCGACGGGTTCAGCAGCCTCACGACCCTGCTGGTCTCGACTGCGGCGATCACGGCCGCGTTCGTCGTCGCGCTGTGGGCGCTCGCCTTCTGGCGTGGGCACGCCCGGCCGGTCCGGCAGCTCTCGGCCGGTCTCTCGGTCGGCACGGCGACGCTCGTCGCCGGGATGACCGTCGGGACGCTCGCACCTCAGCGCGGCCTGACCGACGCAGCCGACGCCGGCGGGATCGGCTGGGCCATCGCGCTCGCCATGGTCGTGAGCGCCCTCCTCGGGCTCGCCGCAGCCGCGCTGACTCCCCGCAGCGAGCCCGCGCCGGGCGCCGACGACCCACGTCCTGACGCACCGCGCATCGCCCTCGCCGAGGGCGAGCGGGCCGCCTGGGTCCGACGGACCTCGAGCAGCACGGGCGTCCTGGTGCTCGGCACCGCGACGGCCCTCGTCACTGTCGCCGTCGTCGTCGGGAGCAGCTGGTGGATGCTCGTCGTCCCGGCGTCGCTCGTCCTGCTCATGGCAGCGATGTTCTCGTGGGTGGTCACCGTCGACAGCACCGGGTTGACGGTCCGCTCCAGCCTCGGCATCCCGCGGCGGCACCTGCCCGTCGGCGAGATCGTCGACGCGACGGTCGACACCGTGAGCCCGCTCCGCGACTTCGGCGGCTATGGCTGGCGCACCTCGACCGACGGCCGCACCGGCGTGGTGATCCGCGCGGGAGAGACCCTCGAGGTCCGCTCGACCGGCGAGCGCCGGTTCGTCGTGACCGTCGACGACGCCGGGACAGCCGCCGCCCTGCTCAACTCCTTCGCCGACCGGGCCCGGAAGACCCCCGCGGGATAGGCTCGCCGGGATCACCGAGCCCCACCCCCTCACCGTCGAGGAGACGCATGCGCATCGGACTGCACACCGGATACTGGTCGGCCGGCCCTCCCGAGGGCGTGGCAGAGGCTGTCCTCGAGGCAGACGCCCTGGGCGTCGACTCGGTCTGGACCGCCGAGGCCTACGGCTCGGACGCCCTCACACCGCTCGCCTGGTGGGGCGCGCGGACCGAGCGCATCAGGCTCGGCACCGCCGTCGCCCAGATCTCGGCCCGCACCCCCACGGCGACCGCCATGGCCGCCCTGACGCTCGACCACCTCAGCGGTGGCCGGTTCGTCCTCGGGCTCGGGGTCTCCGGCCCGCAGGTCGTCGAGGGCTGGTACGGGCAGCCCTACCCCCGCCCCCTCGCGCGGACCCGCGAGTACGTGGAGATCGTCCGGCAGGTGCTGCGCCGCGAGGCACCGGTCACGGGCGCCGGCCCCACCTACCCGCTGCCGCTCACCGCGGAGACCGCCCACGGCCGCCCCGTCACCGGGCTCGGCAAGGCGCTGCGGTCGACCG
This genomic interval carries:
- the epsC gene encoding serine O-acetyltransferase EpsC; the encoded protein is MSRLTAALRLLREDLQVARDRDPAARSTLEVALAYPGVHAVWVHRLTHRMWRSPGLRLPARLISQAARSATGIEIHPGATLGRRLFIDHGMGVVVGETSVVGDDVTLFHGTTLGGRSMTHGKRHPTIGDRVVVGAGAKVLGDVLVGDDAQVGANAVVVRDVPAGSVAVGVPAKVKDRPASSPDVDHCEDPAIFI
- a CDS encoding GntR family transcriptional regulator — its product is MLFRIDPSTGEPLFAQLARQVRLGVARGDLAVGERLPSARELAASLDLNVHTVLRAYQDLRDEGLVDLRRGRGAVITERAGADFAALRTAVAAVAAESRALHLSPETTLALLKEALA